Genomic window (Streptomyces sp. RerS4):
CGATGATCGAGCAGGTGCGCGCGCTGGGCATCGAGGTGTGGCTGCGGGGCGGCTGGGCCATGGACTTCTGGCTCGGCGAGATCACCCGGGAGCACGAGGACGTCGACTGGTTCGCCTGGTCCGAGGACGGCCCACGGCTCCGCGAACGGCTCGTGCCCCTCGGCTACGCCGTCCTGCGCGCGGACGAGCGGCAGCTCGACCTCGCCCGCGACGGCGAGGAGCTGAGCTTCGCGTTCGTCACGCGGGACGCGGCGGACCGGATCGTGGTGGCGGGCGGCCCCTGGGCGGGCACACCGTGGCCGGCGGGAATGCTCGAACCGGCGACGCGGGGGCAGCTGGGCGCGCTCGAATGCCCGGTCGTCTCCCCGGAGGCGCAGATCGAGATCAAACGCATGATGCCGACCTGGGTCCCCACCCTGCGCCGCCGCCCGAAGGACGCCAAGGACATCACCCGCCTGGAGGCGGCCCTGACGGCCCGGGGACCGCGGGGGCCGTAGGACGAGGCCGCCGGCGCGACGGAGGGCCCTGCCCGGACCCGATCCACCGGCGCCGCCAGGCCGCAGGCCGCCGCCCGGCGCCCGGCGCCCGTACCGCCGGATCCCGTACCGCCGGATCCCCGGATCCCGCACCACCCACCGGGGCCGGGCCGGCGGGTGCGTGGGGATCCCGTCGGGCAGCGCCCCGGCGGCGGCCGGCTCCGCCGCCCGGTCGTCGTGCTCGCACGGCCCGAGCCCCCGGTCGGCGAGCCGCCCGCGCGTGCGTTCCAGTACGACGACCCGCTCCGAGAGACGGTTCACGCCGAGGCGGGCGGCTCCTCCCGGCCGATCGCCTCCAGCACCAGCCGCGCGGCGACCTCCGCCCCGTCGGTGCGGACGGCGGCGGCAACCGCGCTCGCCCGCTCGCGGGTCTCGGGCGCCAGCGCCACCTTCAGCGCTGCGGACAGGGACGCGACGGTCGGCGCGGCCCCCTCGTGGGCGGCGCCGATGCCCAAGTCGACCACGCGTTCGGCCCAGTACGGCTGGTCCGCGCCCTGCGGTACGACCACCTGCGGCGCGCCCGCACGGGCGGCGGTCGTCGTCGTGCCCGCGCTGCCGTGGTGCACGACGGCAGCCATACGGGGGAACAGTGCCTGCTGGTTGACCTCGCCGACGGCGAAGCAGTCGTCGTCCCCGCCGTCGATCAGGTCCACTTCCGCCCACCCCCGGGCGACGACCACCCGGCGCCCCTGCGCGCGGACCGCCTCGACGGCCACCCGGGCGACGTCCTTCAGGACGCTCGCCGGCGTGCTGCCGAAGCCCACGTACACCGGCGGCGTACCGGCGTCGAGGAACGCCTCCAGCCCCTGCGGGAGCGGGCGTACGTCCGGCCGCGTCCACGCGCCGGTCTGCACGACGTCGGCATCCGCCGACGGCCACGGGCTCAGGGTCGGGTCCGTCGCCAGCCACGGGCGGTCGGTGAAGGCGTAATCACGGACGTTGTCCAGCGGGGGCAGGCCGATCGCGGCGCGGTGGGCGTTGACGGCCGCGCCGAACATCTCGTTCGCGTTGCGCGCGTCCACGTCCCACAGCTCGCGGTTGTCGGATATCCCCGGCGGCAGCGGCCGGCCCCGCCGCGCGGGCGGCGGCTGGTGCGGCGACGGCGTGCTGACGGGCTGGTGGGCCACGTGCACGTAGGGGATGCCCAGCTTCTCGGCCACCGACCGCGCGCCGGCCGTGACCGGCAGCGGGCCGGTCGCCACCAGCGCCTCACACCCCTCGGCCGCCTCGGCGACCGTGCCGAACTGGGCGGCGATCAACTCCGCCGCACGTTCCGCCAGACCCGCCGCGGACCCCGGCGTCACCGAGGCCACCATCGGCCGCACCGGCCGCCCGATCGGCACCACCGGCAGGCCGACGGCGGCCAACAGCTCGGCGAACTCCTCGTCCGGCGGCGCGCAGAACCGCACCTCCGCGCCGAGCCCGCGCAACGCCACCGCGAGCCCCACCATCGGCTCGACGCTCCCGCGCGCCCCGTACGACACGACCAACACCCGCATGAACACCGCTCACTTCCGCAGAACCCGACGTAAGGCGCTGATTCTGCGCCACCCCCGGGCCCTTGCCGCAAGCCCCCCACTCGGCTATATCTTGATCATGGAGAGGGCGGCCGTCCGTCGTCGTCTCCCGACTCCTCGCCGGGATCATCGTCCGCGCGCACGGGCCGCACGCTCCCCCGCCCCTCCGGGTTCCGCGCCCGGAACGACCGCCAGGCGCGCTCGCGCCGCTCCTCCGGGGTCATGTACTCCGGCAGACGCCTCACGCCCCCGCCTCCCCGTGGCACGGATCGGCATGCCGGTAGACGACGACGGGCGCCCCGGACTCGCCCTCCGCGCTCCCCCGCCGCACGGGCACCAGCGCCCCCACCTCGCGCCGACACACGAAGCACCTGCTGCCCGGGGGCGCGTAGGTCACGTACTCCCACGCGTACCCGCCGTAGTCGGGGGACGCCCCCCGTGGCCGATCCATGTCGCACCTCTTCCAGCCCAAGCCCAAGTCCGGGAAGACCACCTGAGCGTAGGTGGCGGGGCAGCCCAGGCCCCCCGAACTTGCACGAGCTCGCGGGGTTTCACCCGAGTGCGGAAGCGGTCCGTGCGGGCGTACAGCGGCACGTGGGCTTGCCGGCCGTGCCTGAGCCCGGCGCGTTGCAACCGGGGGCGTGGGGCGTCCGGGACCGGGCCGTCGGCAAGACGGTATGGGCCGAATGGGGCGTCGGGGCCGCCCGATAGGGTCCCCGTATGGATGGCTGGACGGCGCCGAGCGCGATCGAGAGAGAGCTGTACGAGGCGAAGTGCCGCGGGGACTGGGCCGCGTACCTGGCCGCACTCGCGCGGGCGCGGCTCTACATCGCCCAGCCCCGCGCCCGCGCCGACGCCGAGCCCGACAGCGTGCGCTTCTACCGCAACCCGCACAACGCCCTCGTCGTCCACACCGCCGGCACCCTGCCCGTCCCCACCCCCGAGACGGTCTACGAGTCCCAGAGCCTGGGCTGGTTCGCCAAGGTGTGGACCCCCTCCGACCCGGCCTACCTCGCCGTGAACCCCGGCACGCCCTGCGAGGCCTACCTCACGACCACCCCCGCCGACCTGGCCCGCTGGCGGGCCCACTTCGACGCCGCCCCCGACTACGGGCTGCCCTCCGGCGCCGTCCACACCCTGTCCATCGGCGGCCCTCTCCACGGCCCCGTCGCGCACGGACTGGCCGTCGGCGCCCATCTGGCCGTCTCCAACGGGGAGTTCTGGAACTCCCTCGCCTACCACGGCAACGGCTACCACCGCCAGCGCGCCCGCCTCCTCGACAGCTGGGACATCACCGACCACACCACCTGGCGCCACACCCTGGAGCAGCTGCTGACCGCGCGCATCGTCAGCCCCGTCTGGGAGTACGCCCTGCGCGTGCGCCGCGTCCTGGCCTCCGACTTCGCCGGGCCCGTCGACGTCGAGCACTGGCGGCACGCCGCCGAGGCCGGCCTGCGCCGCAGCGCGGAACTCTCCGCCGAACCGCAGCTCACCCCCGACGGCGTCACGATCGCCCAGCCGCGCCCGACCGCCGAGGTCGAGGGCGAGATCGCCGGGGTACGGCGGCTCATCGGCCGCATCAACCGCTACGAGCAGCGCTTCCGGGCCGACGGGCTGCTGCCCGAGGACGGCTGGGTGCGTTCCGTGGAGTCCTGGGACCACGGGCGGGCCTCCCAGATGGCCCGCTGGGGCATAGGCGCCCGCTACGGCACGCTGGAGGAGGCGGAACGCGGTGTGCTGCGCGCCGGGGAGGCCGCCCGGCGCACGTACCGGTCGTGGGAGGAGTTCTCCGCCGGGTACGCCCTGGGGCGGTGCCTGCACTTCGACGAGGAGGCGTTCGGGGAGTGGTACACCGGCGCCCTCGCCACGCACATGGCCCTGACCACCGACCCGGGCAGCCCGTGGCGCAACATCCCCTGGACATGAGCGACTTCCCCTGACTTTCCCTAGTGCTCGGGGGCGGCTCGAAAGGCGCGATGCGCGAAGGCCACCCGAACTACCCTCGGCCGCATGACCATTGTGCTGAACGACACCGTGCGACAGCTCCTCGACACCCCCCACCCCGCGGTCCTCACCACCCTCAACCCCGACGGTGGGCCACAGAGTTCGGTGGTCTGGGTGAGCCGTGACGGCGACGAGCTGCTCATCTCCACCGAACGCGACCGCCGCAAGGCGCGCAACATCGCCCGCGAGCCGCGCGTCGGCCTGACCGTCTTCGACCTGGCCAATCCCTACCTCTACGCCGAGATCCGCGGCACCGCCACCCTCACCGAGGACATCGGCCGCGCCGTCGCCGGCCGCATCGCCGAGGAGTACGTCGGCGCGGAGGCCGCCAAGGAGTACCAGGACCCCTCCGACGGGGCCGTACGCGTCGTCGTGCGCATCACCCCGACCAAGGTCCTCGGCAACGCCGCCCAGGCCTGATCGCCCTCAGGGCAGCAGCGCCCGTACCGCCAGCCAGGCGTCGACGGCCTCCGTCAGGGGGTCGTCGACCGCCAGCAGGGGCCGCAGCGGCACCAGCCACCGGGCCACGCCCTTGAGCCGCCGCAGGTGCAGGATGCGGGCGGGCGGCAACTCCCGCCAGATCCGGCCCCGTTCCGCCGCCTCGGCCGGGGTCAGGTCCAGCAGCGCCAGCAGCTCGGCGCACAGCGCGGCGGGCTCCCCGGCGGCCCCCGCACCCAGCTCCCGGATCAGGTAGCAGCGTACGAAGGCCAGGTCGGGGCCCGTTTCCAGGGCGGACGCGCCCTCCGCCGCGGCCCGTCGACGCGTCGCCGCGAGCGCCACCCGCGCCCAGCGGACGCGGACCTCGCGCGGCAGCCGGTCGTCCTGCATCCGGGCCACCGCCAGGACCCGCAGGGCCTGCGGCCGGGGCTCGTCGCGCAGCGGCGGCCCCGCCGCCAACCAGGCCTCCAGCTCGCCCAGCGTGTGCGCCGCGGCCGGTACCGAGGTCAGCACCTGGCCCGGGGTCAGCAGGGCGGCCATGGGCCCGCTGAGGTGGACGCGCGCCGTGTGGCCGCCGCCGATGAACTCCACCGGCCGCCCGTAGGCCTCCACCTGCCGCAGCGCGAGCCGGGACTCCCCGGCGGCGTACACCTGACCGGCGTGGGCGACGCCGCCGAGGCACCGCACGACGCACACCCCGCCCCGTACGTCGGCCTCCTCGACGGAGTGGACCTGTAGCTCGGTGATGGGCACCCCGGCCTCCCTTCCCGGGCCGGAGGCTACCGCGTCAGGCGCCGGTCGGGTGCTCCAGGACGAGGCGGATCTCGGTGACCTCGTAGCCGGCCCGGTCGAAGGCGGCGGCCATCGGGACGTTGACGGTGTCGGTGGTCGCGGTGATGCGCTCGGCGCCCTCGCCGGCGTGGAAACGGGTGATCTCGGCGAGCACCTCGTCGATCAGGCCCTGTCCGCGCTGCTCGGGAACGACGCCCAGGTACCCGACGTTGCGGTGGTAGGGGGTGGCGGAGGGGATCGCCAGGCCGGCGAGGGTGCCGTCGGGCAGGTGGGCCAGGCGCCACCAGGAGCGCTCACCGGGGCAGTCCCGGTAGAACGCCATGTCCTCGCGGGCGAGTTCCTCCTCGCTCATCGTGGCGAGTTCGTGGCGCGTGGCCAGGTCGAGACTGCCGCGCGACAGCCGGACGAAGGCGTCGAGGAACTCCTCGTCGGTGCCCTCGCGGAAGACGAGCTTCCCGGTCGGCTCGGCGGTCCCGGCCGCCGGTGTCCACTCGTAGCGCAGGCGCTCGATCTCGCGCGTCAGACCGGCCCTGGACGCTGCCTCGCGCCGCCACGCCACCGCCTCGACCACGGCCGGGTCGCTCCGCCAGTCGCGGGGCAGGGAGACGTTGTAGCCCGGGTGCGTGCCGAAGGCCTCGTGCCCGGCCGCCAGCAGCCCGGCGGCGACGCCGGTCGGGTCGGCGACGTCCGCGCGGACCTGGAGGCAGTCGAGGGCGACGGGCCGCTCGCTGTCGGCCCGACCCCACCACAGGGCGCGGGCGACGACCCGCCCGTCCTCGTCCTCGGCGAACCAGGTCCACTCGGGACGGAATCGGTTGCCGGCGAGCTCCTCGCGGAAGCGGTCGGCGGTCAGGGCGGCGACGGGAGGGACGGGGCCGTCCGCCGGGTAGGCGGCGGCGCGGTCGAGGTCGGCGGGGTCCGCGGTGGCGGGTCGAAAGCGCATGGGCCGATGATCACACCGGGACCCGGCCCCCGACCAGGGGTTTTGGCAGTCGGCTCGGACGCACGAGGGCCGGCCCCCCACACTTGCGCGCGGGGAACCGGCCCTCGTGTCCGTCGACTACCCGGTGACCCTCAGGTCAGCACCAGGTGACCAGCCGGCGCGGGTGTTCCAGGACGGCCGCGATGTCCGCCAGGAACTTCGAGCCCAGCTCGCCGTCGATCAGACGGTGGTCGAACGACAGCGCCAACGTGGTGACCTGGCGCGGCTTCACCTTGCCCTTGTGGACCCACGGCTGGAGCTTGATCGCGCCGACCGCGAGGATCGCGGACTCGCCGGGGTTCAGGATGGGCGTACCGGTGTCGACGCCGAAGACGCCGACGTTGGTGATGGTGATCGTGCCGTTCTGCATGTCGGCCGGGGAGGTCTTGCCGTCGCGGGCCGTGGCGACCAGCTCGGACAGGGCCGTCGACAGCTCGCCGAGGGTCTTGGTGTGCGCGTCCTTGATGTTCGGCACGATCAGCCCGCGGGGAGTGGCCGCCGCGATGCCCAGGTTGACGTAGTGCTTGAGCACGATCTCCTGGGCCGCCTCGTCCCAGGACGCGTTGACGTCCGGGTTGCGGCGGATGGCGACCAGGACCGCCTTGGCGATCAGCAGCAGCGGGTTGATCCGCAGACCGGCGAGGTCC
Coding sequences:
- a CDS encoding aminoglycoside adenylyltransferase translates to METGRAARQLAMIEQVRALGIEVWLRGGWAMDFWLGEITREHEDVDWFAWSEDGPRLRERLVPLGYAVLRADERQLDLARDGEELSFAFVTRDAADRIVVAGGPWAGTPWPAGMLEPATRGQLGALECPVVSPEAQIEIKRMMPTWVPTLRRRPKDAKDITRLEAALTARGPRGP
- a CDS encoding glycosyltransferase, which codes for MRVLVVSYGARGSVEPMVGLAVALRGLGAEVRFCAPPDEEFAELLAAVGLPVVPIGRPVRPMVASVTPGSAAGLAERAAELIAAQFGTVAEAAEGCEALVATGPLPVTAGARSVAEKLGIPYVHVAHQPVSTPSPHQPPPARRGRPLPPGISDNRELWDVDARNANEMFGAAVNAHRAAIGLPPLDNVRDYAFTDRPWLATDPTLSPWPSADADVVQTGAWTRPDVRPLPQGLEAFLDAGTPPVYVGFGSTPASVLKDVARVAVEAVRAQGRRVVVARGWAEVDLIDGGDDDCFAVGEVNQQALFPRMAAVVHHGSAGTTTTAARAGAPQVVVPQGADQPYWAERVVDLGIGAAHEGAAPTVASLSAALKVALAPETRERASAVAAAVRTDGAEVAARLVLEAIGREEPPASA
- a CDS encoding DUF1266 domain-containing protein, which translates into the protein MDGWTAPSAIERELYEAKCRGDWAAYLAALARARLYIAQPRARADAEPDSVRFYRNPHNALVVHTAGTLPVPTPETVYESQSLGWFAKVWTPSDPAYLAVNPGTPCEAYLTTTPADLARWRAHFDAAPDYGLPSGAVHTLSIGGPLHGPVAHGLAVGAHLAVSNGEFWNSLAYHGNGYHRQRARLLDSWDITDHTTWRHTLEQLLTARIVSPVWEYALRVRRVLASDFAGPVDVEHWRHAAEAGLRRSAELSAEPQLTPDGVTIAQPRPTAEVEGEIAGVRRLIGRINRYEQRFRADGLLPEDGWVRSVESWDHGRASQMARWGIGARYGTLEEAERGVLRAGEAARRTYRSWEEFSAGYALGRCLHFDEEAFGEWYTGALATHMALTTDPGSPWRNIPWT
- a CDS encoding PPOX class F420-dependent oxidoreductase, encoding MTIVLNDTVRQLLDTPHPAVLTTLNPDGGPQSSVVWVSRDGDELLISTERDRRKARNIAREPRVGLTVFDLANPYLYAEIRGTATLTEDIGRAVAGRIAEEYVGAEAAKEYQDPSDGAVRVVVRITPTKVLGNAAQA
- a CDS encoding GNAT family N-acetyltransferase gives rise to the protein MRFRPATADPADLDRAAAYPADGPVPPVAALTADRFREELAGNRFRPEWTWFAEDEDGRVVARALWWGRADSERPVALDCLQVRADVADPTGVAAGLLAAGHEAFGTHPGYNVSLPRDWRSDPAVVEAVAWRREAASRAGLTREIERLRYEWTPAAGTAEPTGKLVFREGTDEEFLDAFVRLSRGSLDLATRHELATMSEEELAREDMAFYRDCPGERSWWRLAHLPDGTLAGLAIPSATPYHRNVGYLGVVPEQRGQGLIDEVLAEITRFHAGEGAERITATTDTVNVPMAAAFDRAGYEVTEIRLVLEHPTGA